The following coding sequences are from one Arcobacter nitrofigilis DSM 7299 window:
- a CDS encoding tautomerase produces MPHLQFEINKKISDDIKKSFCEKIRESFAKIMDTQTGHIAISIREYEPFNLSIGRVDIGDEVCLMNLDIREGRTIEKRRELALVYMSIVKDEFKIPNNNQYITFTQHNGEDFHLIEKYLSSWASGEDPLA; encoded by the coding sequence ATGCCACATTTGCAATTTGAAATAAATAAAAAAATAAGCGATGATATTAAAAAAAGTTTTTGTGAAAAGATAAGAGAATCTTTTGCAAAAATCATGGATACCCAAACAGGACATATTGCTATTTCCATAAGAGAATATGAACCTTTTAACTTATCTATTGGAAGAGTTGATATTGGTGATGAAGTCTGTTTGATGAATTTAGATATAAGAGAAGGGCGAACAATCGAAAAAAGAAGAGAGTTGGCTTTAGTATATATGAGTATAGTAAAAGATGAATTTAAAATACCAAATAACAACCAGTATATAACATTTACTCAACATAATGGAGAAGATTTTCACTTAATAGAAAAGTATTTATCCTCTTGGGCAAGTGGAGAAGACCCTCTGGCTTAA
- a CDS encoding antibiotic biosynthesis monooxygenase family protein encodes MSIIKQTIYQSRKNKEKELEIKLYNLKNLLVDFEACDYFGIYKSDDCDDEFLVYEEWKSEEDYIASQDSEAYKSFQKTYDELVLKKHNLLVF; translated from the coding sequence TTGAGTATTATCAAACAAACAATTTATCAATCAAGAAAAAATAAAGAAAAAGAGTTAGAAATAAAGTTATACAATTTGAAAAATTTATTGGTAGATTTTGAGGCTTGTGATTATTTTGGCATATATAAATCAGATGATTGTGATGATGAGTTTTTAGTTTATGAAGAGTGGAAGAGTGAAGAAGATTATATAGCTTCACAAGATAGTGAAGCCTATAAATCTTTTCAAAAAACATACGATGAATTGGTATTAAAAAAACACAATTTACTAGTTTTTTGA
- a CDS encoding DnaJ domain-containing protein: MGNIDYFFSRLIRFSILFFILYLIFTNFGTFLIAIAVVVLLIYFFIYKKIKSIKEQARTQGFEFHFNGRDFNRGANQGFKFNYEDFQSGNFKAQPSINEVQKAKDFFGFTSEPTREEIKKKYKELAKKYHPDINNNGDELMQELNHHKDVLLNIYK; the protein is encoded by the coding sequence ATGGGAAATATTGACTATTTTTTTTCTAGACTAATAAGATTTTCGATACTATTTTTTATACTATATCTTATATTTACAAATTTTGGTACTTTTTTAATTGCAATAGCGGTAGTTGTATTGCTTATTTATTTTTTCATTTACAAAAAAATCAAAAGCATAAAAGAGCAGGCAAGAACACAAGGTTTTGAGTTTCATTTTAATGGAAGGGATTTTAACCGAGGTGCAAATCAAGGGTTTAAATTCAATTATGAAGATTTTCAAAGTGGTAACTTTAAAGCACAACCTTCAATAAACGAAGTTCAAAAAGCAAAAGATTTTTTTGGATTTACAAGTGAACCAACAAGAGAAGAGATAAAGAAAAAATACAAAGAATTAGCCAAGAAGTATCATCCAGATATTAATAATAATGGTGATGAATTAATGCAAGAGCTAAATCATCACAAAGATGTACTTCTAAATATTTATAAATAA
- a CDS encoding EAL domain-containing protein has translation MIPSFAILFTCIIITFILIKNDYKDLDTETKQIRISYIKEEKKELKNKIDELLRYIKYSKKESNTSLFQENTLNFIKNVINTKDNYIFVLNEDGKAIYHPKLISTDKSIILSKKEKASIANELISEAIKNPKGSYLTYFWIKNKKGEKEEKTTFVYYLKDWKWIIATGTYMKDIELEISKRINKEEELIKNKIQRTIIIALIIVLLIFFISYFIASIVNKRFNAYREEVEEKEEKLKNLNNYFLKLASQEREKRTKKEYELQIIYIDRLTELPNRLKLSKDLEKQSAVKLMILNINRFTDINNFYSYKVADKLLKEIANFLKNLFINNSDIRVYKLAVDEFAILSTSKNLSSLEFVDICKTTINKIEFNPFTIGEDEIIVSITGGISLHQNHSFINADTALKIAKERNKDYFIYNENENIDINFKNNIKMTKILKDAINENRVVLFKQAIISNENNEINKYECLVRIKQKDGSIISPYLFLDVSKKIKLYPKLTRAVIQNAFIHFKNKKCDFSINLSLDDILDEATVAFIKLKLASSKIAHHVIFEIVETEGIDNFEEVSLFIKEMKNCGCRIAIDDFGTGYSNFDYMMKLNVDFIKIDGAFIKNIDTDEQSQILTELIISFAKKQNIKTIAEYVHSKTVYEKVKSLNIDYSQGYYLGEPIECI, from the coding sequence ATGATTCCTTCCTTTGCTATTTTATTTACATGCATAATCATTACATTTATATTAATAAAAAATGATTATAAAGATCTAGATACGGAAACAAAACAAATCCGAATTTCTTACATAAAAGAAGAAAAGAAAGAATTAAAAAACAAAATAGATGAATTACTAAGATATATAAAATATTCTAAAAAAGAATCTAACACCTCTTTATTTCAAGAAAATACTTTAAATTTTATTAAAAATGTAATCAATACTAAAGATAATTACATATTTGTTTTGAATGAAGATGGAAAAGCAATTTATCATCCAAAACTTATATCTACAGATAAGTCAATTATCTTATCTAAAAAAGAAAAGGCTTCTATTGCAAATGAACTTATAAGTGAAGCTATAAAAAACCCAAAAGGGAGTTATCTTACATACTTTTGGATAAAAAATAAAAAAGGAGAAAAAGAAGAAAAAACTACTTTCGTATATTATTTGAAAGATTGGAAATGGATTATTGCCACAGGTACGTATATGAAGGATATTGAACTTGAAATTTCTAAAAGAATAAATAAAGAAGAAGAATTAATTAAAAACAAAATTCAACGAACAATAATAATTGCTCTAATAATTGTACTATTGATTTTTTTTATATCATATTTTATTGCCTCAATTGTAAATAAAAGATTTAATGCTTATAGAGAAGAAGTAGAAGAAAAAGAAGAAAAATTGAAAAATCTTAATAATTATTTCCTAAAACTGGCATCACAAGAAAGAGAAAAAAGGACAAAAAAAGAGTATGAACTACAAATAATATACATTGATCGATTAACAGAACTTCCAAATAGATTAAAATTGTCAAAGGATTTAGAAAAACAATCAGCGGTCAAATTAATGATTTTAAATATTAATCGCTTTACTGATATAAATAACTTCTATTCATACAAAGTTGCAGACAAATTATTAAAAGAAATAGCTAATTTTCTTAAAAACTTATTTATAAATAACAGTGATATTAGAGTTTATAAACTTGCAGTTGACGAATTTGCTATTTTATCAACTTCAAAAAATCTATCCTCATTAGAATTTGTAGATATTTGTAAAACAACCATTAACAAAATTGAGTTCAATCCATTTACAATTGGTGAAGATGAAATTATTGTTTCAATTACAGGAGGAATCTCTTTACATCAAAATCATTCATTTATAAATGCAGATACAGCTCTAAAAATTGCAAAAGAAAGAAATAAAGATTATTTTATTTACAATGAAAATGAGAACATTGATATAAACTTTAAAAATAATATCAAAATGACAAAAATCTTAAAAGATGCAATAAACGAAAATCGAGTAGTATTATTTAAACAAGCGATAATTTCTAATGAAAACAATGAAATCAATAAATATGAATGTTTAGTTAGAATAAAACAAAAAGATGGATCAATTATCTCCCCTTACTTATTTTTGGATGTTTCAAAGAAGATTAAACTTTATCCAAAACTTACAAGAGCAGTAATTCAAAATGCCTTTATACACTTTAAAAATAAAAAATGCGATTTTTCCATAAATTTATCTTTAGATGATATTTTAGATGAAGCTACGGTTGCTTTTATAAAATTAAAACTTGCTTCATCAAAAATTGCTCACCATGTTATATTTGAAATTGTTGAAACAGAGGGTATTGATAACTTCGAAGAGGTTTCTTTATTTATAAAAGAGATGAAAAACTGTGGTTGTAGAATTGCAATAGATGACTTTGGAACTGGATACTCAAATTTTGATTATATGATGAAGTTAAATGTTGACTTTATCAAAATAGATGGTGCCTTTATAAAAAATATTGATACAGATGAACAATCTCAGATTTTAACAGAGTTAATTATCTCTTTTGCAAAAAAACAAAACATAAAAACTATTGCTGAATATGTACATTCAAAAACTGTTTATGAAAAAGTTAAATCACTAAATATTGATTATTCTCAAGGATATTATTTAGGGGAACCAATTGAGTGTATATAA
- a CDS encoding DnaJ domain-containing protein: MDYEEFQKAVDALGIITKLDYKGLRKNYLRLSKKYHPDTEDGSEEKFKEVNEAYNLLKAYIENYRFSFEKDEFLSQYPSFTNYKNWNR; the protein is encoded by the coding sequence ATGGACTATGAAGAATTTCAAAAAGCAGTTGATGCCTTGGGTATTATAACAAAGCTTGATTATAAAGGTTTGAGAAAAAACTATTTGCGATTATCTAAAAAGTATCACCCTGATACTGAAGATGGAAGTGAAGAAAAGTTTAAAGAGGTAAATGAAGCTTATAATCTTTTAAAAGCTTATATTGAAAATTATAGATTTTCTTTTGAGAAAGATGAATTTTTAAGTCAATATCCCTCGTTTACAAATTATAAAAATTGGAATAGATAA
- a CDS encoding ADP-ribosylglycohydrolase family protein — protein sequence MFDKRKAKELVLGALIADSYCLASHWIYDEKELKNLQINWEDLNNACSIWHKGKKAGEFTHYGDQLYFLYEFVSENEDFDLEKYVHFWKEKMEIYDGYIDGATRVTLENLNANKPIPCGSQSSDISVIGRIAPLLLISKTKNQFLQNVEKYVKATHDSPIVVEGAKFFAKVLLDVLEDIEMMESIKERKDEFSSTIQKYVKDGLATIDEESFDVIRKFGPACGIDEAFSGVIHLLGKYTNFKEALIKNAQAGGDNSARAMILSMFFIARYGLKVIPKNLTKIKVQIDIS from the coding sequence ATGTTTGATAAAAGAAAAGCGAAAGAACTTGTTTTAGGAGCTTTAATTGCTGATTCTTACTGTTTGGCTTCTCATTGGATATATGATGAGAAAGAACTGAAAAATTTGCAAATTAATTGGGAAGATTTAAATAATGCTTGTTCAATTTGGCATAAAGGTAAAAAAGCAGGAGAATTCACACATTATGGTGATCAACTTTATTTCCTATATGAATTTGTAAGCGAAAATGAAGATTTTGATTTAGAAAAATATGTTCATTTTTGGAAAGAAAAAATGGAAATATATGATGGTTATATTGATGGTGCGACTAGAGTTACTCTAGAAAATCTAAATGCAAATAAACCTATTCCTTGCGGCTCACAATCAAGTGATATATCAGTTATAGGAAGAATTGCACCTTTATTACTTATTAGCAAAACTAAAAATCAATTTCTTCAAAATGTAGAAAAATATGTAAAAGCAACACATGATTCTCCAATAGTCGTAGAGGGTGCTAAATTTTTTGCAAAAGTTTTACTTGATGTATTAGAAGATATTGAGATGATGGAATCTATAAAAGAAAGAAAAGATGAATTTTCATCTACTATTCAAAAATATGTTAAAGATGGATTGGCAACTATAGATGAAGAAAGTTTTGATGTAATAAGAAAATTTGGTCCAGCTTGTGGAATAGATGAAGCTTTTAGTGGAGTTATTCATCTTTTAGGTAAATATACAAACTTTAAAGAAGCGTTAATTAAAAATGCTCAAGCAGGTGGTGATAACTCTGCACGTGCGATGATTTTATCAATGTTTTTTATAGCTAGATATGGCTTAAAAGTAATACCAAAAAATCTTACTAAAATAAAAGTTCAAATAGATATTTCTTAA
- a CDS encoding DsbA family protein, with translation MKNKLYYIHDPMCSWCYAFKKDFDNLKKKLPTNIEIINILGGLAKETDEVMPKEMQEKIQAVWHDIEKFTGAKFNHDFWKLCEPRRSTYLACKAVLCAKEQKMENEMIDAIQKAYYLEAKNPSEEVTLINLAQDLNLNIEQFTNDLRSEKIEQLFQKELSKRRELKVFNFPSLILQYKKELYPINIEYNNVNKILKQIENLSSNIYY, from the coding sequence ATGAAAAATAAATTATACTATATCCATGATCCTATGTGTTCTTGGTGTTATGCCTTTAAAAAAGATTTCGATAACTTAAAAAAGAAATTACCAACTAATATTGAAATAATAAATATATTAGGTGGTTTAGCAAAAGAAACAGATGAAGTAATGCCAAAAGAAATGCAAGAAAAAATACAAGCAGTTTGGCATGATATAGAAAAATTTACAGGTGCAAAGTTCAATCACGATTTTTGGAAACTTTGTGAACCTCGACGTTCAACCTATCTTGCTTGTAAAGCAGTACTTTGTGCAAAAGAGCAAAAGATGGAAAATGAAATGATAGATGCAATTCAAAAAGCATATTATCTTGAAGCAAAAAATCCAAGTGAAGAAGTAACTTTAATCAATCTTGCACAGGATTTAAATCTAAACATAGAACAATTTACAAATGATTTAAGAAGTGAAAAAATAGAACAATTATTTCAAAAAGAGTTAAGTAAAAGAAGAGAATTAAAAGTTTTTAATTTTCCATCTTTAATTTTACAATACAAAAAAGAGTTGTATCCAATAAATATCGAATATAACAATGTAAATAAGATTTTAAAACAAATAGAGAATTTAAGTTCAAATATCTATTACTAA
- a CDS encoding phosphate-starvation-inducible PsiE family protein yields MKKLIDTLNKDKHYIEIILAGGLFLIALYYHMLMDFIIYMLYFVIFLEITRTVINYIREKTVVLSIIVDAFIILTLRELIVNVVKINNEHLDSLEALMSSTLNWNIFIIAGVIVFLLIVRYLSVKTSETYILGKKNKNDHLRNNEL; encoded by the coding sequence ATGAAAAAGCTTATAGATACGTTAAATAAAGATAAACACTATATTGAGATTATACTTGCTGGAGGTTTATTTCTTATAGCATTATACTATCATATGCTTATGGATTTTATAATCTACATGCTATATTTTGTAATATTTTTAGAGATAACAAGAACAGTAATAAATTATATTAGAGAAAAAACTGTTGTACTTTCAATAATAGTTGATGCCTTTATTATACTTACTTTAAGAGAATTAATAGTAAATGTTGTGAAAATCAATAATGAACATTTAGATTCCCTAGAAGCTCTTATGTCAAGTACTTTAAACTGGAATATTTTTATAATAGCTGGAGTAATTGTATTTTTATTAATAGTGAGATATTTATCAGTAAAAACTTCTGAAACTTATATATTAGGTAAAAAAAATAAAAACGATCATCTAAGAAACAATGAATTATAA
- a CDS encoding radical SAM protein — MNYNEPLYRPPAEANSLILQVTLGCSFNKCSFCSMYETKKFEIKSIDKIMKEIDEFSIYKDVRRVFLADGDALACDTKFLVQILSYLKKSFPKLQRVASYASPYNLLEKTQEELNLLRENGLSLVYYGIESGNHELLKYINKPMKPSKMVEGINKAHYANMKISATVILGLGGKKLSIQHIEDTAKLVSECEHINYLSTLQLGVSSTKEDDFFKRFENKNQEFVFCNDKDILEEQKRFINLITPKSPIIFRSNHASNALALKGTLPKDKDELLETLDKAIEDGSILRPKFLRGF; from the coding sequence ATGAATTATAACGAACCCTTATATAGACCGCCAGCTGAAGCTAACTCTTTAATCTTACAAGTTACATTGGGCTGTAGCTTCAATAAATGTAGCTTTTGTTCAATGTATGAAACAAAAAAATTTGAAATCAAAAGTATAGATAAAATCATGAAAGAGATTGATGAGTTTTCTATATATAAAGATGTACGAAGGGTATTTTTAGCTGACGGTGATGCTTTAGCCTGTGATACAAAATTTTTGGTGCAAATTCTAAGTTATCTAAAAAAATCATTTCCAAAACTACAAAGAGTAGCTTCATATGCAAGTCCATATAACCTTTTAGAAAAAACTCAAGAAGAATTGAACTTATTAAGAGAAAATGGCTTGAGCTTAGTCTATTATGGGATAGAAAGTGGAAATCATGAGTTACTAAAATATATAAACAAACCTATGAAGCCAAGTAAAATGGTGGAGGGCATAAATAAAGCCCACTATGCAAATATGAAAATATCTGCCACAGTAATACTAGGACTTGGAGGAAAGAAATTATCTATACAACATATAGAAGATACTGCAAAATTAGTAAGTGAATGTGAACATATAAATTATTTATCTACTTTACAATTAGGAGTAAGTAGTACAAAAGAAGATGACTTTTTTAAAAGATTTGAAAATAAAAATCAAGAATTTGTTTTTTGTAATGATAAAGATATATTGGAAGAACAAAAAAGATTTATAAATTTAATTACTCCAAAAAGTCCGATAATTTTTAGGTCAAATCATGCTTCAAATGCTTTAGCACTAAAAGGAACACTTCCCAAAGATAAGGATGAGTTATTAGAGACTTTAGACAAAGCTATAGAAGATGGTTCTATACTTCGTCCAAAATTTTTACGAGGTTTTTAA
- a CDS encoding ORF6N domain-containing protein, producing MEELVIEIINSKIYTIRGEKVMLDRDLAQFYDVDTKVLNQAVKRNIERFPEDFMFQLSKEEFDDWRSQFVTSKNDKIGLRRAPYAFSEHGILMLSSVLRSKTAIEVNIQIMRTFAALRRYALTYDELAKKIEQIESRVREGKKLIIGLLRF from the coding sequence ATGGAAGAACTAGTAATAGAGATAATAAATTCAAAGATATATACAATACGTGGTGAAAAAGTTATGTTGGATAGAGATTTAGCACAGTTTTATGATGTTGATACAAAAGTTCTTAATCAAGCAGTTAAAAGAAATATTGAAAGGTTTCCAGAAGATTTTATGTTTCAACTTTCTAAAGAAGAATTTGATGATTGGAGGTCACAATTTGTTACCTCCAAAAATGATAAGATAGGTTTAAGAAGAGCACCATATGCATTTAGTGAGCACGGAATATTAATGCTTTCATCTGTTCTTCGTAGTAAAACTGCAATAGAGGTAAATATACAAATTATGAGAACTTTTGCAGCACTACGAAGATATGCTTTGACCTATGATGAACTTGCTAAAAAAATAGAGCAGATTGAATCAAGAGTGAGAGAAGGGAAAAAACTGATAATAGGATTATTGAGGTTTTGA
- a CDS encoding ORF6N domain-containing protein, whose amino-acid sequence MEKELSNIIVDDKIFIIRGIQVMIDRDLADLYQVETKRLNEQVKRNIKKFPNDFMFQLMDEEKNELVAKCDRLEKLKHST is encoded by the coding sequence ATGGAAAAAGAGCTTTCAAATATAATAGTTGATGATAAAATATTTATTATTAGAGGTATTCAAGTTATGATAGATAGAGATTTGGCAGATTTGTACCAAGTTGAAACAAAGAGATTAAATGAGCAAGTAAAAAGAAATATAAAAAAGTTTCCAAATGATTTTATGTTTCAACTAATGGATGAAGAAAAAAATGAACTAGTCGCAAAATGCGACCGGTTGGAAAAATTAAAACACTCGACTTAA
- a CDS encoding exodeoxyribonuclease III, producing the protein MNKYKFVSWNVNGIRAVDKKEALKWVDEHDIHLLGVQETKSMKTQIPETIFEKNFKNITASESAIKGRSGTALFTDIDITFECTCPTVDVLDEGRINEVHFTLGDKDIAFFNVYFPNGQSKEERLVYKMEFYDRFLDHCESLKKQGKSIIVCGDVNTAHKEIDLARPKANEGTSGFLPMEREWIDKFLSHGYIDTLRHVIGDEPDNYSWWSYRANARANNVGWRIDYFYVSEDLKEHISNAYIMSDIMGSDHCPIALEMEI; encoded by the coding sequence ATGAATAAATATAAATTTGTATCATGGAATGTAAATGGTATCAGAGCAGTTGATAAAAAAGAAGCACTTAAATGGGTAGATGAACATGACATTCATCTTCTTGGAGTTCAAGAAACAAAATCAATGAAAACACAAATCCCAGAAACTATTTTTGAAAAAAACTTCAAAAATATAACAGCTAGTGAATCAGCGATAAAAGGGCGTTCAGGAACAGCCCTATTTACAGATATAGATATAACTTTTGAATGTACTTGCCCTACTGTTGATGTATTAGATGAAGGAAGAATCAACGAGGTTCACTTTACTTTAGGAGATAAAGATATTGCATTTTTTAATGTATATTTTCCAAATGGTCAAAGTAAAGAAGAGAGACTAGTATATAAAATGGAGTTTTATGATAGATTTTTAGATCATTGTGAGTCTTTAAAAAAACAAGGTAAATCAATAATAGTATGTGGAGATGTAAACACTGCTCACAAAGAGATAGACTTGGCAAGACCAAAAGCAAATGAAGGGACATCAGGTTTCTTACCTATGGAGAGAGAATGGATAGACAAGTTCTTATCTCATGGATATATAGATACTCTAAGACATGTTATTGGTGATGAGCCAGATAATTACAGCTGGTGGTCTTACAGAGCAAATGCAAGAGCCAATAACGTTGGCTGGAGGATTGATTACTTCTATGTAAGTGAAGACTTAAAAGAGCATATTTCAAATGCTTATATTATGAGTGATATTATGGGAAGTGACCATTGTCCTATTGCTTTGGAGATGGAGATATAG
- a CDS encoding redoxin domain-containing protein, whose product MPTLEKDIEDYLVEFQEKVPKETQDTLCNAIKKLEESDCFNKALKVGNKIPEFSLSNQDRKVINIKDIVEKNKYTVLCFFEGSWSPYAILELLALQKIVSQLKIFNASLITLCPQTQDKSSYLKEKHSFTFDILYDKNNTISKEFGINYTLSDEVIAVYEKQKIDILEANRNGTYDLPLPGTYIVNKNYEIIYAFVDANHRKRCEPKTITDTIKKDIINKR is encoded by the coding sequence ATGCCTACGCTAGAAAAAGATATAGAAGATTATTTAGTAGAATTTCAAGAAAAAGTCCCAAAAGAGACTCAAGATACTCTATGTAATGCTATTAAAAAATTAGAAGAATCAGACTGTTTTAACAAAGCTTTAAAAGTAGGAAATAAAATTCCAGAATTTTCTCTTTCTAACCAAGATAGAAAAGTTATCAACATAAAAGATATTGTTGAGAAAAATAAATACACTGTATTGTGTTTTTTTGAAGGCTCATGGTCTCCATATGCTATTTTAGAATTACTTGCCTTGCAAAAAATTGTTTCGCAATTAAAAATCTTTAATGCGTCCTTAATCACGCTTTGTCCTCAAACACAAGATAAATCTTCATACTTAAAAGAAAAACACTCTTTTACATTTGATATTCTTTATGATAAAAATAATACTATTTCAAAAGAGTTTGGTATAAATTATACTTTGAGTGATGAAGTAATTGCTGTATATGAGAAACAAAAAATAGATATATTAGAAGCAAACAGAAATGGTACTTACGATTTACCTCTTCCTGGAACTTACATTGTAAATAAAAACTACGAAATAATATATGCTTTTGTTGATGCTAACCATAGAAAAAGATGTGAACCTAAAACTATAACTGACACAATCAAAAAAGATATTATAAACAAACGATAA
- a CDS encoding sulfite exporter TauE/SafE family protein, with protein MSQEIILGLITFFTSTIAGVVGIGGGMILIAVLPSFLPLNALIPVHGISQMTSNLSRAAFGYKDVKFEVIPKFLIGSIVGISFFASILYIISLEYVPLFIGTYILLSLWSKKFNDKLRKYENYYLLGFFQTGLSIVVGATGPLTMTLLLKDYEDKDIVVATAAALMSITHILKVFAFMIFGFVFFDYIGILLAMIIGAIIGSWTGTKLRNVINGKKFIMIIKVLLSLLAIKVMISAFI; from the coding sequence TTGAGTCAAGAAATAATTTTAGGGTTAATTACCTTTTTTACATCAACAATTGCAGGAGTTGTTGGAATTGGTGGAGGTATGATTTTAATAGCTGTTTTGCCTTCATTCCTACCTTTAAACGCTTTAATTCCCGTACATGGGATAAGTCAAATGACAAGTAATCTAAGTAGAGCAGCATTTGGATACAAAGATGTAAAATTTGAAGTGATACCAAAGTTTTTAATTGGTTCAATTGTTGGAATAAGCTTTTTCGCCTCAATTTTATATATTATTTCTTTGGAATATGTGCCTTTATTTATAGGAACTTATATTTTACTCTCTCTTTGGAGTAAAAAATTCAATGATAAGTTAAGAAAATATGAGAATTATTACTTGCTTGGTTTTTTTCAAACAGGACTTTCAATAGTTGTGGGAGCAACTGGACCACTTACTATGACTCTTTTGTTAAAAGACTACGAAGATAAAGATATTGTAGTAGCAACGGCTGCTGCTTTGATGAGTATTACTCATATTTTAAAAGTATTTGCTTTTATGATTTTTGGATTTGTATTTTTTGATTATATTGGAATCTTGCTTGCAATGATTATAGGTGCTATTATTGGAAGTTGGACGGGAACAAAACTTAGAAATGTAATTAATGGTAAAAAATTTATTATGATAATAAAAGTTTTATTATCTCTTTTAGCTATAAAAGTAATGATAAGTGCATTTATTTAA
- a CDS encoding AEC family transporter, which produces MIHIFSALIPVFSLILIGYFFKRIKFPSHEFWPQADKLTYYVLMPSLLIYKLSSASLDSDNSLEFVGSALLTIFLTMIILIVINKIKPTSPSAFTSIVQGSIRFNTYVFLALAGSIFGNEGLILSAIILTFAIPFINILCITIFALYVSNDKLDFIYLLKSIFKNPLIVACIIGGGINFLGIHLPLVLNNTLEILSHAALPMGLLSVGFGLVIREIKSSKSEVIIAIIGKHIIFPVLIFIFGKIFGIDGMMLSILVLFGVLPTAPSSFILARQLGGDVGLMSSIITVQTLISMLCILFVLHYFV; this is translated from the coding sequence ATGATACATATATTTTCAGCCTTAATTCCAGTATTTAGTCTTATTTTAATAGGATATTTTTTTAAAAGAATAAAATTTCCTTCTCATGAGTTTTGGCCACAAGCTGATAAGCTAACATATTATGTATTGATGCCTTCACTTTTGATTTATAAACTTTCAAGTGCTTCTTTAGACTCAGATAATAGTTTAGAATTTGTAGGTTCTGCTCTTTTAACAATATTTTTGACTATGATTATACTTATTGTTATAAATAAAATTAAACCAACATCTCCTAGTGCTTTTACTTCTATTGTTCAAGGCTCAATTAGATTTAATACCTATGTTTTTTTAGCTTTAGCTGGCTCAATTTTTGGAAATGAAGGATTAATACTATCTGCAATCATACTTACATTTGCAATACCATTTATAAATATTTTATGTATAACAATATTTGCACTTTATGTTTCAAATGATAAATTGGATTTTATTTATTTGTTAAAATCTATTTTCAAAAATCCACTTATTGTAGCTTGTATTATTGGTGGAGGTATAAATTTTCTAGGGATTCATCTACCTCTTGTTTTAAATAACACTTTAGAAATACTAAGCCATGCAGCACTTCCTATGGGACTTTTATCTGTTGGATTTGGACTTGTAATAAGAGAGATTAAATCTTCAAAAAGTGAAGTAATTATTGCAATTATAGGGAAACATATAATCTTTCCTGTATTAATATTTATTTTTGGTAAAATATTTGGAATAGATGGAATGATGCTTTCCATTTTGGTTTTATTTGGTGTTTTACCAACTGCACCTTCATCTTTTATTTTAGCTAGACAACTAGGTGGTGATGTGGGCTTAATGTCGTCAATCATTACAGTTCAAACACTTATTTCAATGCTATGTATACTTTTTGTTTTACATTATTTTGTTTAA